One window of the Hippoglossus hippoglossus isolate fHipHip1 chromosome 9, fHipHip1.pri, whole genome shotgun sequence genome contains the following:
- the gp1bb gene encoding platelet glycoprotein Ib beta chain produces the protein MTGLLLLCLLVLCQGQRSSACPHLCSCHGGLVNCSSRSLTSSSLPTSFPAGTTSLRLHTNLLTTLPNGLLDNLSSLRSVSLHGNPWVCDCGVLYLRAWLLRQPASTSHLGVNCSSPPSLRGRLVVYLTEEEVLESCHYWYCDLAWASQVCLFVFVVVQVILLVALIVFLRRFERLSKEARRTKEESFTAGEDPRENEYSLMKDSSI, from the coding sequence atGACGGGGCTCCTGCTCCTGTGTCTGCTCGTCCTGTGtcaaggtcagaggtcatcagcCTGCCCTCACCTCTGCTCCTGTCACGGTGGTCTGGtgaactgcagcagcaggtctctcacctcctcctcgctgccCACCAGTTTCCCTGCTGGGACCACCTCCCTCCGTCTCCACACCAACCTGCTGACCACGCTCCCTAACGGCCTCCTGGACAACTTGAGCTCCCTCCGCTCTGTCTCCCTTCATGGTAACCCCTGGGTGTGTGACTGTGGCGTCCTCTACCTGCGAGCCTGGCTGCTGCGTCAGCCCGCCAGCACATCCCACCTGGGCGTCAACTGCAGCTCCCCTCCCAGTTTGAGAGGGCGACTGGTGGTGTATTTAactgaggaggaggtgctggagtCCTGCCACTACTGGTACTGTGACCTGGCTTGGGCCTCCCaggtgtgtctgtttgtgtttgtggtggtgCAGGTGATTCTGCTCGTGGCCCTCATCGTGTTCCTGAGGAGATTCGAGAGGTTGTCCAAAGAGGCGAGGAGAACCAAAGAGGAGAGCTTCACAGCCGGGGAGGATCCGAGGGAGAACGAGTACTCACTTATGAAGGACAGCAGCATCTGA